In one Flavobacteriales bacterium genomic region, the following are encoded:
- a CDS encoding ATP-binding protein → MPHRASQPEPQTGDTSEKLRERIKELQCLYAVARIAQAQDMGLEPMLTAFVRTIPQGWQWPDALLVDLVLDDRSYGQPAAGGPHRTAPILIDGDTRGSLMVGYPAMTTDAQDAFLPEEEQLLEKLAAEAATIVDRHEKRERQRLFEARMLQSDRLSVLGEITAGIAHELNTPLGNVLGYAELLMANEKDATRREDLQRIIDSALIGREVVKRLMYFSCEMPSQFRTQDLNEVAEGVLRLLKRQVDEARVQLVLRLDRTLPPVRLDRVQFEQVLTNLVLNAVAAMRSGGTLTLTSEGHDGLVRLRVCDTGHGIAPQDLRKVFQPFFTTKPTGEGTGLGLSVAHGIVTGHGGTITAESTPGQGACFTITLPAA, encoded by the coding sequence ATGCCGCATCGAGCATCGCAGCCAGAGCCGCAGACCGGGGATACCTCGGAGAAGCTGCGCGAGCGGATCAAGGAACTGCAATGCCTCTACGCCGTGGCACGGATCGCGCAGGCGCAGGACATGGGCCTGGAGCCGATGCTGACGGCGTTCGTGCGCACCATCCCGCAGGGATGGCAATGGCCGGATGCACTCCTGGTCGACCTGGTGCTCGATGACCGCTCCTACGGCCAGCCCGCTGCGGGCGGACCGCACCGGACAGCGCCGATCCTGATCGACGGCGATACGCGCGGCAGCCTTATGGTGGGGTATCCGGCGATGACCACCGATGCCCAGGACGCCTTCCTACCGGAGGAGGAGCAGCTGCTGGAGAAGCTCGCCGCCGAGGCCGCCACCATCGTCGACCGCCACGAGAAGCGGGAACGGCAGCGGCTATTCGAGGCACGCATGCTCCAGAGCGACCGGCTCTCGGTGCTGGGGGAGATCACTGCTGGCATCGCGCACGAGCTCAATACGCCGCTGGGCAATGTATTGGGCTATGCCGAGCTCCTCATGGCGAACGAGAAGGACGCCACGCGACGCGAGGACCTGCAGCGCATCATCGACTCGGCCCTCATCGGGCGTGAAGTGGTGAAGCGCCTGATGTACTTCAGCTGCGAGATGCCCAGCCAGTTCCGAACGCAGGACCTCAATGAGGTGGCCGAAGGCGTGCTGCGCCTGCTGAAGCGGCAGGTGGATGAGGCCCGCGTGCAGCTCGTGCTGCGGCTGGACCGCACGCTGCCTCCCGTGCGGCTGGACCGAGTCCAGTTCGAGCAGGTCCTCACCAATCTGGTGCTGAATGCCGTGGCCGCCATGCGTTCCGGGGGAACGCTCACCCTGACCAGCGAAGGCCATGATGGTCTGGTGAGGCTGCGCGTGTGCGACACCGGCCATGGGATAGCGCCGCAGGACCTGCGAAAGGTGTTCCAGCCTTTCTTCACCACCAAGCCCACCGGCGAGGGCACCGGGCTGGGGCTATCCGTGGCCCATGGCATCGTAACGGGGCACGGCGGCACCATCACCGCGGAGAGCACGCCGGGGCAGGGCGCCTGCTTCACCATCACACTGCCAGCCGCATGA
- a CDS encoding Crp/Fnr family transcriptional regulator, translated as MPAEPNGHLVHLSQLIERYCSPEWKGLLRAQNTQLDVDRGQPVFMDGQVADRMYMIHRGRVKVVARQGKSLERIIRLAGDGEALGHRGIGDDPVYTASAIALSPTRVNVIPMPLFLSTLKANNLFCYHFLLYFAAELRVLDQHLRDLMTMDVAQRVAKVILLCRSTFGSDTKDPRKLAFTLPRRDIASMADTTYESVIRTLGHFEKQGLIALSGKEIIIRRGRELEKAMRG; from the coding sequence ATGCCCGCCGAGCCCAACGGACACCTTGTCCACCTCAGCCAGCTCATCGAGCGCTATTGCTCGCCGGAGTGGAAGGGCCTGCTGCGGGCCCAGAACACGCAGCTGGACGTGGATCGCGGCCAGCCCGTCTTCATGGACGGGCAGGTGGCGGACCGCATGTACATGATCCACCGCGGGCGCGTGAAGGTGGTTGCGCGCCAAGGCAAGAGCCTGGAACGCATCATCCGACTGGCCGGCGACGGTGAGGCATTGGGACATCGCGGCATCGGCGATGACCCGGTCTACACGGCAAGCGCCATCGCCCTGAGCCCGACCCGGGTGAATGTGATCCCGATGCCCCTGTTCCTGAGCACACTGAAGGCCAACAACCTGTTCTGCTACCACTTCCTGCTCTACTTCGCAGCAGAGCTGCGCGTGCTCGACCAGCACCTCAGGGACCTGATGACAATGGATGTCGCGCAGCGCGTAGCGAAGGTCATCCTGCTCTGCAGATCCACCTTCGGCAGCGATACCAAGGATCCGCGGAAGCTGGCCTTCACCCTTCCCCGGCGCGATATCGCGAGCATGGCCGACACCACCTACGAATCGGTGATCCGCACCCTGGGGCATTTCGAGAAGCAGGGCCTCATCGCGCTCTCCGGCAAGGAGATCATCATCCGCCGCGGCCGTGAGCTGGAGAAAGCGATGCGGGGCTGA
- a CDS encoding cytochrome c peroxidase — translation MRTGIILLLAMGLLAVSCRRDAADNPDLCAATATPMELSYPSYFPQPVPAPGNPLTREGVELGRRLYYDTLLSRNGPFQGFACASCHDQSRSFTVPTASTNVLPHVNLAWSTNFLWNGKVAGSLEDVMRFEVNDFFQVDVSVLHGHSEYPRLFQEAFGTCEIDREHVAMALAQWFRRMTSTRSKFDRYLMGEATLTLAEQHGAMIFLTEVGDCFHCHATPLMTDNAFHNIGLSADFTGFNTGRYAVTGNPMDMGAFKTPTLRNVALTAPYMHDGRFATLEEVVEFYNSGVQHSASLDPIMTKPGTGTTLALTPQQKADLVAFLHALTDEAFVNDPELGSPF, via the coding sequence ATGAGAACCGGCATCATCCTGCTGCTCGCCATGGGACTACTGGCCGTCTCCTGCCGCAGGGATGCGGCGGACAACCCTGACCTGTGCGCAGCCACCGCCACGCCGATGGAGCTGAGCTACCCCTCCTACTTCCCGCAGCCCGTTCCAGCGCCGGGCAATCCGCTCACCAGGGAGGGGGTGGAGCTCGGCCGCCGGCTCTACTACGATACGCTGCTCTCGCGGAACGGCCCGTTCCAAGGCTTCGCATGCGCCAGCTGCCATGACCAGAGCCGGTCGTTCACGGTGCCGACCGCCTCCACCAATGTGCTCCCGCACGTGAACCTTGCCTGGAGCACCAACTTCCTCTGGAACGGCAAGGTGGCCGGATCGCTGGAGGATGTCATGCGCTTCGAGGTGAACGACTTCTTCCAGGTGGACGTCTCCGTGCTGCATGGGCATTCCGAGTATCCCAGGCTGTTCCAGGAGGCCTTCGGCACCTGCGAAATCGACCGGGAGCATGTGGCGATGGCCCTGGCGCAATGGTTCCGACGAATGACCTCCACCCGCAGCAAATTCGACCGCTACCTCATGGGCGAGGCCACCCTGACCCTGGCGGAGCAGCATGGCGCCATGATCTTCCTCACGGAGGTCGGAGACTGCTTCCACTGCCATGCCACCCCGCTCATGACGGACAATGCCTTCCACAACATCGGGCTATCGGCGGATTTCACCGGCTTCAACACCGGGCGGTACGCCGTCACCGGCAACCCCATGGACATGGGCGCCTTCAAGACCCCCACGCTGCGCAACGTGGCGCTCACGGCGCCCTACATGCACGATGGCCGCTTCGCCACGCTCGAGGAAGTGGTGGAGTTCTACAACAGCGGCGTGCAGCATTCTGCCAGCCTCGACCCCATCATGACCAAGCCCGGAACCGGCACCACCCTGGCCCTGACGCCGCAGCAGAAGGCGGACCTGGTGGCCTTCCTCCATGCCTTGACGGACGAGGCCTTCGTGAATGACCCGGAACTCGGCAGCCCGTTCTGA
- a CDS encoding T9SS type A sorting domain-containing protein, giving the protein MKRLLRASLPLVLLVLRMPETQAQCTTTNATSCQCPPGQGTACDLLPDMTTSWYAALNYLSGPNEEAGRIYVTSSTPNIGYGPLEVRGVDLSGNRRFVCGIDTFVVQDPTASQQFACPNGGTAKQLTTQRIFRKEGAVMTSSERVMPQGMTYHPTHGHTHYDQWGIFSLRMQEAGVADPRQWPIVGQGYKLGFCLMDYHSCNVSAANHHCKDDNTVYNAGTTLYGPSFPNLGLGGSYGCSMIRQGISSGYTDIYSEYLDGMWVDIPSGTCNGAYWIVLEADPLDVVEEADETNNWTAVPYTLTQQPASSAVARILCDEQAFVCAGEQVRLRATPGTSYQWSTGATSSSIMAGPGTYTVTVTSYCGTVTSAPFTVAALPQPTAPATEGVIICEGEQALLSATGGDLLWYDQLGNPVGSGPEFMTPPLYADATYMVADRMATQGTAIYGGKPNNSGSGDFHAGGQALRFNALASFRLASVKVYASTDAYRTIELVDAIGVLRASRSVHLPVGESRVDLDWDIVPGNNYLINVSGTTGLWRSTGGVSYPYAVGTVASITGSTGGASVYPYFYDWEVEVGGGSCQSPMTPVQVTVEVCSGVQEALALRGFEVFPNPNDGRFSLTVHLLESAALEIELFDMMGRLVHGERLQAPAGQVVRELDMGHLRSGVYMLKLRIAGRVFLRRLAID; this is encoded by the coding sequence ATGAAAAGATTGCTACGCGCCTCGCTGCCGTTGGTGCTGCTCGTGCTTCGCATGCCGGAGACCCAGGCCCAATGCACCACCACCAATGCCACCTCGTGCCAGTGCCCCCCCGGCCAAGGGACGGCTTGCGACCTGCTCCCGGACATGACCACCTCGTGGTACGCAGCGCTCAACTACCTGAGCGGGCCCAACGAGGAGGCTGGGCGCATCTACGTCACCAGTTCCACGCCGAACATCGGCTATGGTCCTTTGGAGGTGCGCGGGGTGGACCTCAGCGGCAACCGGCGCTTCGTGTGCGGCATCGACACGTTCGTGGTGCAGGATCCCACGGCTTCGCAGCAATTCGCCTGCCCGAATGGCGGCACGGCCAAGCAGCTCACCACGCAGCGCATCTTCCGCAAGGAGGGCGCAGTGATGACCTCCAGTGAGCGGGTGATGCCGCAAGGCATGACCTATCACCCCACGCACGGGCACACGCACTACGACCAGTGGGGCATCTTCAGCCTGCGCATGCAGGAGGCGGGCGTGGCCGATCCGCGCCAATGGCCCATCGTGGGCCAAGGGTACAAGCTCGGCTTCTGCCTCATGGACTATCACAGCTGCAATGTCAGCGCAGCCAATCACCACTGCAAGGACGACAACACGGTGTACAATGCGGGCACCACGCTCTACGGTCCGAGTTTCCCGAACCTGGGGCTGGGCGGTTCCTATGGCTGCAGCATGATCCGGCAGGGCATCTCCTCCGGCTACACGGATATCTACAGCGAGTACCTCGATGGCATGTGGGTCGATATCCCTTCCGGTACCTGCAACGGCGCTTATTGGATCGTGCTGGAGGCCGACCCGCTCGATGTGGTGGAGGAGGCGGACGAGACGAACAACTGGACCGCCGTCCCCTATACGCTCACCCAGCAGCCCGCCTCCTCCGCAGTCGCGAGGATCCTCTGCGATGAGCAGGCCTTCGTGTGCGCCGGCGAGCAGGTAAGGCTTCGCGCCACGCCTGGCACATCCTACCAGTGGTCCACCGGCGCCACGAGCAGCAGCATCATGGCCGGCCCGGGCACCTACACCGTAACCGTGACGAGCTATTGCGGCACCGTCACATCAGCACCCTTCACCGTTGCCGCCTTGCCGCAGCCCACCGCTCCGGCAACGGAGGGTGTCATCATCTGCGAGGGGGAGCAGGCCTTGCTGAGCGCCACCGGTGGCGACCTCCTGTGGTACGACCAGCTCGGCAATCCGGTGGGGAGCGGGCCTGAGTTCATGACTCCGCCCCTTTACGCGGATGCCACGTACATGGTGGCCGATCGCATGGCCACCCAAGGCACCGCCATCTATGGCGGCAAGCCGAACAACAGCGGCAGCGGTGATTTCCATGCTGGCGGTCAGGCCCTGCGTTTCAATGCCCTGGCTTCATTCAGGCTCGCATCGGTGAAGGTCTACGCCAGCACCGATGCCTACCGTACGATCGAGCTGGTGGACGCCATCGGGGTGCTGCGCGCCTCGCGCTCGGTGCATCTGCCGGTCGGCGAATCGCGCGTGGACCTCGATTGGGACATTGTTCCGGGCAACAACTACCTGATCAACGTGAGCGGCACCACGGGCCTGTGGCGCAGCACTGGCGGGGTGAGCTATCCCTATGCGGTGGGCACAGTGGCCAGCATCACAGGTTCCACGGGCGGCGCATCCGTGTATCCCTACTTCTATGACTGGGAGGTGGAGGTAGGTGGCGGGAGCTGCCAGAGCCCGATGACGCCCGTTCAGGTAACGGTAGAGGTCTGCTCCGGGGTGCAGGAAGCGCTGGCGCTGCGTGGATTCGAGGTCTTTCCGAACCCCAACGATGGACGCTTCAGCCTCACGGTGCACCTGCTCGAATCCGCAGCCTTGGAGATCGAGCTGTTCGATATGATGGGCCGTTTGGTCCATGGGGAGCGCTTGCAGGCGCCCGCCGGCCAGGTGGTGCGCGAGCTGGACATGGGGCACCTACGGTCCGGGGTGTACATGCTCAAGCTCCGCATCGCCGGCCGGGTCTTCCTGCGGCGTTTAGCCATCGACTGA
- a CDS encoding tetratricopeptide repeat protein, with amino-acid sequence MAIKGRTPYARWRVAALVGVHLLFIAHFVHWKLKGRTLAPLEFNEVLYTIHQGIVTAGFILMALVMAGTLLFGRFFCSWGCHILALQDAAGWILDKLRIKRQPIRSRTLIWVPLGVMFYLFIWPQLLQAWHGVEQQAVHVVEAGGSRWSSFTTDDLWRNLPPPGVAVFTFFVCGFVIVYLLGSRGFCFQACPYGALFGLADQLAPGRIVLTKDCSQCGLCTKACSSDILVHRELALHGMVTNPRCLKDLDCVSACPEQAVRYGFRMPPLFRKGHPMGAYGGRFSNTLGEDVFLAVAFIAAMPVYRGLYDAVPFLLAVALSLCTAWLLVLGWRLVRRGAVQFRGITLKMDRRLRPAGRFVAAAVVLAAFFLGHSAWVQFHTLQGKRLFVRAGGRAAGEAELQRAIVHYETALRIGLVAPIDRRFELASLLQQRGDARRSAELLAAILREDPGHAEARFRLGELLMAGGDRDAALRLWAENLSRGTDHSGTRSRPMLARSAMALGAALEGMNDSEGARSAFARGLERVPGDPELLIASGALAHRTGRIDEAIRWFEDALRNGGQEDMLRNNLGALYLQQGRHDRAQPHLERLIALRPSDARPRYILGVLHARSGRTRNAEEQLLAAARLAPGDARIQQALAMLNQPANTMQP; translated from the coding sequence ATGGCGATCAAGGGCAGGACTCCCTATGCCAGATGGCGTGTCGCCGCGCTCGTGGGGGTGCACCTGCTCTTCATCGCGCACTTCGTCCATTGGAAGCTCAAGGGGCGCACCTTGGCCCCGCTCGAGTTCAACGAGGTGCTCTACACCATCCACCAGGGCATCGTCACAGCAGGTTTCATCCTGATGGCGCTGGTGATGGCGGGGACGCTCCTCTTCGGCCGATTCTTCTGCTCATGGGGCTGCCATATCCTGGCTTTGCAGGACGCTGCCGGCTGGATCCTGGATAAGCTCCGGATCAAGCGCCAGCCCATCCGTTCGCGCACGCTGATTTGGGTGCCGCTGGGGGTGATGTTCTACCTCTTCATCTGGCCGCAGCTCCTCCAGGCCTGGCACGGTGTGGAGCAGCAGGCGGTGCATGTGGTGGAGGCGGGCGGGTCGCGGTGGTCGTCCTTCACCACCGACGATCTCTGGCGCAACCTGCCGCCACCCGGCGTGGCCGTGTTCACCTTCTTCGTCTGCGGCTTCGTCATCGTATACCTGCTCGGAAGCCGGGGCTTCTGCTTCCAGGCCTGTCCCTACGGGGCGCTCTTCGGGCTCGCCGACCAGCTGGCTCCCGGCCGCATCGTGCTTACCAAGGATTGCAGCCAATGCGGGCTTTGCACCAAGGCCTGCTCTTCCGATATCCTGGTTCACCGCGAGCTCGCGCTTCACGGCATGGTCACCAATCCCCGATGCCTCAAGGACCTCGACTGCGTATCGGCCTGCCCTGAGCAAGCCGTGCGCTACGGATTCCGCATGCCGCCGCTCTTCCGGAAGGGGCACCCCATGGGGGCCTACGGCGGGCGCTTCAGCAACACCTTGGGCGAAGATGTCTTCCTGGCGGTGGCATTCATCGCGGCCATGCCCGTGTACCGCGGACTGTACGATGCGGTGCCCTTCCTGCTCGCCGTTGCCCTCTCGCTCTGCACGGCGTGGCTGCTTGTGCTGGGCTGGCGGCTGGTGCGCCGCGGCGCCGTGCAGTTCCGCGGCATCACCTTGAAGATGGACCGCAGGCTGAGGCCGGCAGGGCGCTTCGTTGCAGCCGCGGTGGTGCTGGCGGCCTTCTTCCTCGGACATAGCGCATGGGTCCAGTTCCATACGCTGCAAGGGAAGCGCCTCTTCGTCCGCGCAGGGGGTCGAGCGGCCGGTGAAGCAGAGCTACAGCGGGCCATCGTCCACTATGAGACCGCCTTGCGTATCGGACTGGTGGCGCCCATCGATCGCCGCTTCGAGCTGGCATCGCTGCTTCAGCAGCGCGGTGATGCGCGCCGCTCAGCGGAGCTGCTTGCGGCCATCCTGCGCGAAGACCCTGGCCATGCCGAAGCGCGATTCCGGTTGGGTGAGCTCCTGATGGCCGGTGGAGACCGCGATGCGGCCTTGCGCCTCTGGGCGGAGAACCTGAGCCGCGGCACCGACCATTCCGGCACGCGGAGCCGACCGATGCTGGCGCGCTCGGCCATGGCCCTGGGCGCCGCCCTTGAGGGGATGAACGATTCCGAGGGTGCACGGAGCGCCTTTGCAAGGGGCCTTGAGCGGGTTCCCGGCGACCCGGAGCTGCTCATCGCGTCCGGGGCGCTTGCGCATCGGACCGGACGCATCGATGAAGCCATCCGCTGGTTCGAGGATGCGTTGAGGAACGGTGGTCAGGAGGACATGCTGCGCAACAACCTAGGCGCCCTCTATCTGCAGCAGGGGCGTCACGATCGCGCCCAGCCGCACCTCGAGCGACTCATCGCCCTGCGTCCATCGGACGCGCGGCCCCGCTATATCCTGGGTGTGCTCCACGCCAGGTCCGGCCGAACGCGGAACGCCGAGGAGCAGCTCCTGGCCGCCGCACGGCTCGCCCCTGGTGATGCGCGCATCCAGCAGGCGCTCGCAATGCTGAATCAGCCCGCCAATACCATGCAGCCATGA
- a CDS encoding cytochrome c, translating to MIRTLIAFGALIALAIGQPGEPWKAPPEADRLKDPMAASPKAAAQGGKVFQSLCWTCHGAEGRGDGPNAALLTVRPADLGSAAVQEQSNGALYWKITHGRGEMASYEQVLSREDRWALAHYIRTLAHP from the coding sequence ATGATCCGCACGCTCATCGCATTCGGCGCGCTCATCGCACTGGCTATCGGGCAGCCGGGCGAGCCATGGAAGGCACCACCGGAGGCCGACCGGCTGAAGGACCCGATGGCGGCGAGCCCCAAGGCCGCTGCGCAGGGCGGCAAGGTCTTCCAATCGCTCTGTTGGACCTGTCATGGGGCGGAAGGCCGCGGCGATGGCCCGAATGCGGCCTTGCTCACCGTGAGGCCTGCAGATCTCGGCTCCGCCGCGGTGCAGGAACAGAGCAACGGGGCGTTGTATTGGAAGATCACCCATGGCCGGGGAGAGATGGCTTCCTACGAACAAGTGCTCAGCCGCGAGGACCGCTGGGCCTTGGCGCATTACATCCGGACCCTCGCGCACCCATGA
- a CDS encoding DUF5777 family beta-barrel protein, translating into MKHRFCVAALAVSGALMLSAQEGTGREYITGTFAGTQVVNAHSVEVVPRKRSFGFMIQHRFGAVGPDEQAWKQFAGLDLPANIRFSFQYSPFNDTQLEIGRSKNGKVWDLGAKVRVLKQTVEGEMPVSLTVLGNASLMSEDFPTVGERDFFGDGITPFAYRFEHRLAYNAQVIVARRFSPWFSLQVAPVAIYRNLVPVGGSNLTLAVSGAARIKVTTKGSILVEAAPIIEGRQAMEHREPVAIAYEVATLGHVFQVVLASSQEIIEHRVYTTSASRYDEGYLHLGFNIARTLFVKPKAPKH; encoded by the coding sequence ATGAAGCATCGGTTCTGTGTCGCCGCCTTGGCGGTGAGTGGCGCCTTGATGCTGAGCGCCCAGGAAGGCACCGGCCGCGAGTACATTACCGGCACCTTTGCCGGCACGCAGGTGGTGAACGCGCACAGTGTCGAGGTGGTGCCGCGCAAGCGCTCCTTCGGATTCATGATCCAGCATCGCTTCGGGGCCGTGGGGCCCGATGAGCAGGCGTGGAAGCAGTTCGCCGGGCTTGACCTGCCTGCCAACATCCGCTTCTCCTTCCAGTACTCGCCTTTCAACGACACCCAGTTGGAGATCGGCAGGTCCAAGAACGGCAAGGTGTGGGACCTGGGTGCGAAGGTGCGCGTGCTCAAGCAGACGGTGGAGGGGGAGATGCCCGTTTCATTGACCGTGCTCGGGAATGCATCCCTGATGAGCGAAGACTTCCCGACCGTAGGTGAGCGCGACTTCTTCGGTGACGGCATCACGCCGTTCGCTTACCGATTCGAGCATCGTCTCGCCTACAACGCACAGGTGATCGTAGCCAGGCGCTTCTCGCCCTGGTTCTCCCTGCAGGTGGCCCCGGTGGCCATCTACCGCAACCTCGTACCGGTGGGCGGGTCCAACCTCACCCTTGCGGTATCCGGGGCGGCGCGCATCAAGGTGACCACGAAGGGCTCCATCCTTGTGGAAGCGGCTCCGATCATAGAAGGCCGGCAGGCCATGGAGCACCGCGAACCGGTCGCCATCGCCTACGAAGTGGCCACGCTCGGGCACGTGTTCCAGGTGGTGCTCGCCAGCAGCCAGGAGATCATCGAGCATCGCGTGTACACGACGTCGGCATCGCGCTACGACGAGGGCTACCTGCACCTGGGATTCAATATCGCACGCACGCTCTTCGTGAAGCCCAAGGCACCCAAGCACTGA
- a CDS encoding c-type cytochrome domain-containing protein, with translation MDCRALALALSVLLVACAKDEGPLHVPRHAAPDDPVDTAYFGAEVLPILTARCWTCHPPMGGMDLSASEAYANLVGVESSNHAPALRVVPGDPEASVLWNKINFTEVYGLGMPPDGTVLSPAEVATITDWIEQGALDN, from the coding sequence ATGGACTGCCGCGCCCTCGCCCTCGCCCTTTCTGTCCTGCTCGTGGCATGCGCCAAGGACGAAGGCCCGCTCCATGTGCCCAGGCACGCAGCGCCGGACGACCCCGTCGACACGGCCTACTTTGGCGCCGAGGTGCTTCCCATCCTTACGGCGCGCTGCTGGACCTGTCATCCGCCCATGGGTGGCATGGATCTCTCAGCCAGCGAGGCCTATGCCAATCTGGTGGGTGTGGAGAGCAGCAATCATGCGCCAGCGCTGCGCGTCGTGCCGGGTGATCCCGAGGCCAGCGTACTCTGGAACAAGATCAACTTCACCGAGGTTTACGGCTTGGGCATGCCCCCGGATGGCACCGTGCTCAGCCCTGCGGAGGTCGCCACGATCACGGATTGGATCGAGCAGGGAGCGCTCGACAACTGA
- a CDS encoding Crp/Fnr family transcriptional regulator, with protein MKPIPLPDTLAALIRKHCSPEWQELLRQQCNTVSVGAGALIFKEHQQADDLYIVRKGKVKVHSAFAPGSSRILRFARDGQVVGHRGMGGDFTYTVTGTALVPTTVDRIPMQAFLSAARANPDFSYHFMLFFAEELRRSEEQTKAMLHLSALQRVAKAILATLRCFGYDRHDRSLLAYTPSRQDLADYAGTTYESTIRALSALQKRQLVKSVGRELRILDAKGLAQLVQG; from the coding sequence ATGAAACCGATTCCTCTGCCGGATACGCTGGCTGCACTCATCCGCAAGCATTGCAGCCCTGAATGGCAGGAGCTCCTGCGGCAGCAGTGCAACACGGTTTCCGTGGGCGCCGGGGCCCTGATCTTCAAAGAGCATCAGCAGGCCGATGACCTGTACATCGTCCGGAAGGGCAAGGTGAAGGTGCATAGCGCCTTCGCGCCGGGCTCCTCGCGCATCCTGCGATTCGCGCGCGATGGCCAGGTGGTGGGCCACCGGGGCATGGGAGGCGACTTCACCTATACCGTCACCGGAACGGCACTGGTGCCGACCACCGTGGATCGCATCCCCATGCAGGCCTTCCTCAGCGCCGCGAGGGCCAACCCCGATTTCAGCTACCATTTCATGCTCTTCTTCGCCGAAGAGCTCCGCCGAAGCGAGGAGCAGACCAAGGCCATGCTCCACCTGAGCGCCCTGCAGCGCGTGGCGAAAGCCATCCTCGCCACCCTTCGCTGCTTCGGGTATGACAGGCATGACCGCAGCCTCCTGGCCTATACGCCGAGCCGACAGGACCTTGCGGACTATGCCGGAACCACCTACGAGAGCACCATCCGGGCGCTCTCCGCGCTCCAGAAACGGCAATTGGTCAAGTCCGTTGGGCGAGAGCTCCGCATCCTTGACGCCAAGGGGCTCGCACAGCTGGTGCAAGGCTGA